AATGCTTTAAAATGGCTGATTAACCGTCAAGCAAAGATCGTTGATGGTCGCGTATTTCTCGTTTGGGGAAATGAACAACTCGATCTTCCCGATCTCGTTGAAGATAGCTTCGACTTATTTGGAAGCGTGTCAACTGAATCAAAGACTGAGCGCTCGCCAAACACGTTAAAGGAGTTTGCCCGAGAGATCGAAAAGTCGATCGACGGGTTGCGAGGGGATTTATCAACGACGCATTCCAGTGTATATATTTTGATCCTTGATTCAGCGACAACTGGTCGAATGGCTGTTCTGTACTATCGGTATATGGATAAAGATCTTTACTTGGACCGATTAAAGGCGTGGCATACAACATGTGTGTGGCGTCATCGCCATCGAAAAAATAGTGAGGGTAAGATGGTGTCCTATATCGGTTCACCGTCCACAAAGGATGTTGCTTTCGCTGCTTATGGACCTCTTGCAAGCGACAAGATCGTGAAAGGGCTCATGGAACGTTTAGTTCCTTGCATTGTAGATGGGCGGTCGTTGCCGTTGGATATAGTGAGAAGCGCTGTTCAGCGGGCTTCGAATCCCGTGTCGATGGACCGATGGGAATGGGAGAAAACATTAAGTGTTACCTGCGCCCTTATAAACAAAATCTTAAGCGACCAAAAGGGGGAGTATGATATGGCCTTAGATACAGAGAACAATGATCGCGATTATTTATTTGGACGACTGCTAGCCGTTGCCGATGTGTTAGAAAGACGCGCTTTGGGCCCAAGTGAAACCCGTTCTACGAATGCGATTCGTTATATGAATTCTTTTTCACGACATCCGGAGAGAACATGGAAGACGATTCAGGAAGGTTTGCAGCCATACCAAGCACGTCTAGGAACGAAAGCTCGTTATTTATCCGGATTAATCGATGAAATCGCGTCTCGAATAGAGATTACGGATTTTAATAACCAACCTTTGTCAGGAAAATACTTGTTAGGATTTTATAGTCAACGACATGAACTGTATCAAAAAAGAGAAACAGATCGGGGCGTAAAAGAAAACGAAGCGCGAGGGGGAAATTAAAATGTCTACATTAGACCAAAAAATCGATTTTGCAGTCGTCTTATCGGTTACAAAAGCAAACCCGAATGGGGATCCACTTAATGGAAATCGTCCGCGTCAAAATTATGACGGTCATGGCGAAATATCAGATGTTGCGATTAAAAGAAAAATTCGAAACCGTTTGCTAGATATGGGGGAATCTATTTTTGTGCAGTCCGATGATAGAAAAGTAGACGAGTTTGATAGTTTGCGATCTCGTGCGGATGCACACCCGGAACTGGCTAAGGCCAGTAAAGGAAAGAATAAATCAAGCGATGAATATGCTCGCCTGGCTTGTCAAGAGTGGATCGATGTGCGCAGTTTCGGCCAAGTATTCGCGTTTCGGGGAGCGGGTAGTGGTGGTGGGGTATCCGTCGGGGTCAGAGGGCCCGTGTCAATCCATACGGCGGTAAGCGTGGATCCGATCCAGATTACGAGCATGCAAATCACGAAAAGCGTCAATTCCGAACCAAACGAAAAAAGGGGATCGGACACGATGGGGATGAAACACCGTGTTGATTTTGGAGTTTATATTTTTTATGGCAGCATCAATACACAATTAGCGGAAAAAACAGGATTCACAAAGGAAGATGCATTAAAAATCAAAGAATCTCTCATTTCTTTATTTGAAAACGATGCTTCTTCTGCCAGACCTGAAGGCAGCATGGAAGTACATAAGGTCTACTGGTGGGAACATGCGTCAAAACTAGGACAATATTCGTCCGCCAAAGTTCATCGGCTATTAGATATCAAAAAACGGACAGAGGAACCAAAGTCGCTTAATGATTATGCGATAGAGCTATATGAACTGGAAGGATTAACCACCGAGGTTTTGGATGGGCGCTAATAATGAAGAAAACTATCTGATGTTGTCAGGCATCCAACATTATCAGTTTTGTAAACGTCAATGGGCGTTAATTCATATTGAACAGCAGTGGGCGGAAAATGTGAAAACATTGGAAGGACAATTTTTACACCAAAAAGCGGATCAGCCCTTTATAAAAGAAAAGAGGGGAAACAAGTTAATTGTACGAGCGATGCCAATTCAGTCTAACGAGCTCCGAATATCTGGTGTTTGCGATGTGGTTGAATTCATTAAAGATGATCAAGGCGTTGAGCTACATGGTCATGAAGGGAGGTATGTCGCGCATCCTGTTGAATATAAGCGCGGCAAACCGAAAACAAACGATGCCGATTTGTTACAATTGACCGCTCAAGCCATGTGTTTAGAAGAGATGTTGCTATGCGATGTAACACACGGCTTCATGTATTATCATGAAATAAAACGTCGACTCGAGGTGGCGATTACGGACTCGTATAGAAATAAGGTTCAATCCATAGTTTCGGAAATGCATGACTATTATGCGCGTAATCATACTCCAAAAGTAAAAATAGGATCATTCTGTCGTAACTGCTCCCTTCAACATATTTGTTTACCTAAATTAATGAATAAGGAATCCGTTGAAAGTTTTATTGGAAGGAAAATCAGGGAGTGAAAAAACTTTTAAATACACTATACGTCACCCAGCCTGATGTTTATTTAGCTCTGGATGGAGGAAATGTTGTTCTTTTGAAGGATGAAGAAAGACTTGGTCGACTGCCTTTGCATAATTTAGAATCGATTATAAGCTTTGGATATACGGGAGCAAGTCCGGCATTAATGGGGTATTGCGCGGATCACAACATCTCCATTGTGTTCTTGACGATGAATGGGAGATTCTTAGCTAGAGTTGTTGGAGAAAGTCGGGGCAATGTAGTGCTGAGAAAGAAGCAATATCGGTTGTCAGACAATGAAAATTCGTCTGCAAAAGTGGCTCGAAATTTCATAATGGGTAAAGTGTATAATCAGAAGTGGATGATCGAGAGAATGACCAGAGAACATCCACTTCGAATCGATGTGGAGCAATTTAAAAAGATCTCCCAACATTTATCTGCTTTGATGGTCGACATTCACGCTTGTGAAGATTTAGAACGGTTACGAGGGCTAGAAGGACAAGCTGCGATTAGCTACAACCGTTTATTTAATCAAATGATCTTGCAGCAAAAAGAAGATTTCTATTTTCATCATCGCTCCCGTAGACCGCCGATGGACAACGTAAACACGATGCTGTCGTTTGCGTATACGTTGTTGGCGAATGATACGGCTGCTGCGTTAGAAACAGTTGGACTGGATGCTTATGTCGGCTTTCTACATCGGGACCGTCCAGGAAGAGCGTCATTGGCTTTAGATGTCATGGAAGAGCTACGCGGAATTTTTGCAGACAGGTTTGTATTAAGTCTCATTAATCGGAGAGTGATCGGTCCATTAGATTTTTATAAAAAGGAAAACGGAGCCGTCCTGATGACAGATGAGGCAAGGAAAAAGTTCTTAGAAGCCTGGCAAAATAGAAAACAAGAAAAAATAACACACCCCTTTCTAGGAGAAAGGATGTCGTGGGGCCTTGCGCCACATGCGCAGGCATTATTATTAGCCCGCTATTTACGAGGCGACCTTGACCAATACCCGCCATTCCTATGGAAGTAGGTGAAAGTAATTGCTAATCTTGATCACGTATGACGTTTCAACAGTGGATAAAGCAGGGAGAAGAAGACTTCGTCACGTGGCAAAGGCTTGCCAAAAATATGGACAGCGGGTGCAAAACTCTGTTTTTGAGTGTATAGTAGATGCAACGCAATTCACAAAATTAAAGATGGAGCTTGTTAATTTGATTGATATGGAGGTAGACAGTCTTAGGTTTTATAGACTGGGTAACAATCACAAGAGTAAAGTAGAACATTT
This portion of the Ammoniphilus oxalaticus genome encodes:
- the cas8c gene encoding type I-C CRISPR-associated protein Cas8c/Csd1; this translates as MSWLLHLYETYESNQDQVGVIEKKRNGQEYTLLPISHTTQNAHIDVNITEDGQFHSATVIAKSDASTLIPCTEDAANRAGSKVAPYPLHDKLSYVAGDYIAYGGNVKNKEHFAEYLKQLEKWTNSPYAMDVVKSIYRYVSKRSLIQDLVNEKILVVDDDGQLLSKWNKDYEDRYGERPAIFSALTGDQEGAFVRFNVRSPDKILTDIWKCAEMYQSFIRYYQAKLGNENEDVCYVTGKRLPSTDKHTNKIRHAADKAKLISANDSSGFTYRGRFSESNEVANVSYEVSQKAHNALKWLINRQAKIVDGRVFLVWGNEQLDLPDLVEDSFDLFGSVSTESKTERSPNTLKEFAREIEKSIDGLRGDLSTTHSSVYILILDSATTGRMAVLYYRYMDKDLYLDRLKAWHTTCVWRHRHRKNSEGKMVSYIGSPSTKDVAFAAYGPLASDKIVKGLMERLVPCIVDGRSLPLDIVRSAVQRASNPVSMDRWEWEKTLSVTCALINKILSDQKGEYDMALDTENNDRDYLFGRLLAVADVLERRALGPSETRSTNAIRYMNSFSRHPERTWKTIQEGLQPYQARLGTKARYLSGLIDEIASRIEITDFNNQPLSGKYLLGFYSQRHELYQKRETDRGVKENEARGGN
- the cas7c gene encoding type I-C CRISPR-associated protein Cas7/Csd2, producing MSTLDQKIDFAVVLSVTKANPNGDPLNGNRPRQNYDGHGEISDVAIKRKIRNRLLDMGESIFVQSDDRKVDEFDSLRSRADAHPELAKASKGKNKSSDEYARLACQEWIDVRSFGQVFAFRGAGSGGGVSVGVRGPVSIHTAVSVDPIQITSMQITKSVNSEPNEKRGSDTMGMKHRVDFGVYIFYGSINTQLAEKTGFTKEDALKIKESLISLFENDASSARPEGSMEVHKVYWWEHASKLGQYSSAKVHRLLDIKKRTEEPKSLNDYAIELYELEGLTTEVLDGR
- the cas4 gene encoding CRISPR-associated protein Cas4; protein product: MGANNEENYLMLSGIQHYQFCKRQWALIHIEQQWAENVKTLEGQFLHQKADQPFIKEKRGNKLIVRAMPIQSNELRISGVCDVVEFIKDDQGVELHGHEGRYVAHPVEYKRGKPKTNDADLLQLTAQAMCLEEMLLCDVTHGFMYYHEIKRRLEVAITDSYRNKVQSIVSEMHDYYARNHTPKVKIGSFCRNCSLQHICLPKLMNKESVESFIGRKIRE
- the cas1c gene encoding type I-C CRISPR-associated endonuclease Cas1c, which translates into the protein MKKLLNTLYVTQPDVYLALDGGNVVLLKDEERLGRLPLHNLESIISFGYTGASPALMGYCADHNISIVFLTMNGRFLARVVGESRGNVVLRKKQYRLSDNENSSAKVARNFIMGKVYNQKWMIERMTREHPLRIDVEQFKKISQHLSALMVDIHACEDLERLRGLEGQAAISYNRLFNQMILQQKEDFYFHHRSRRPPMDNVNTMLSFAYTLLANDTAAALETVGLDAYVGFLHRDRPGRASLALDVMEELRGIFADRFVLSLINRRVIGPLDFYKKENGAVLMTDEARKKFLEAWQNRKQEKITHPFLGERMSWGLAPHAQALLLARYLRGDLDQYPPFLWK
- the cas2 gene encoding CRISPR-associated endonuclease Cas2 translates to MLILITYDVSTVDKAGRRRLRHVAKACQKYGQRVQNSVFECIVDATQFTKLKMELVNLIDMEVDSLRFYRLGNNHKSKVEHFGVKESMDLEGPLIF